A single genomic interval of Hippoglossus stenolepis isolate QCI-W04-F060 chromosome 24, HSTE1.2, whole genome shotgun sequence harbors:
- the zgc:65895 gene encoding TSC22 domain family protein 3 isoform X3 yields MREKGLAGAGGAQGRDTTALKLLFCELEKHLKSSSGASVVAIDNKIEQAMDLVKSHLMYAVREEVEVLKEQIKELIERNTQLEQENNLLKNLASPEQMAQFQAQVQTDGSPTSGAQPPVPVPAGTTQVLPSAQNSSSSA; encoded by the exons ATGAGAGAGAAGGGGCTGGCCGGGGCAGGAGGAGCGCAGGGCAGGGACACCACGGCCCTAAAGCTGCTCTTCTGTGAACTGGAGAAGCATTTGAAGAG CTCTTCCGGTGCAAGTGTGGTGGCTATTGACAACAAGATCGAACAAGCAATG GACTTGGTGAAGAGCCACCTCATGTATGCCGTGcgcgaggaggtggaggtgctgaAGGAGCAGATCAAGGAGCTGATCGAGCGCAACACTCAACTGGAGCAGGAGAATAACCTGCTCAAGAACCTGGCCAGCCCCGAGCAGATGGCCCAGTTCCAGGCACAGGTCCAGACCGACGGCTCCCCCACCAGCGGCGCTCAGCCCCCGGTCCCAGTCCCCGCCGGAACCACACAAGTCCTCCCCTCCGCACAGAACTCCAGCTCGTCTGCGTAA
- the zgc:65895 gene encoding TSC22 domain family protein 1 isoform X1, whose amino-acid sequence MQHQDFPGDPPATGSRKTAFHYRRGSGGASVPSAAAGSGVNAVDDNPTQTGASSPGLHHQPLSQVAGAQVKKKSGFQITSVTSAQINVSGNNSLADDTESYDDMDESHTEDLSSSDMLDVSVSRATDTGVPERSSSDETLNSLHGVDTPGLASPNEPHHPHSIPQGSQQQTSIVNGTMHHQYYPQSHHHHSDGLGGGELPALPIAPLASSSPSMASKAGPSKSQRTLGLDNTKPASGTSQPLTPIVGGAATDAHLLGSVNISNVTGATAAAALPSGSAGFDNTSVSGQVASGGGGTGPSAAVPNTHNQHTQTQTATGSRFRVVKLDTNSEPFRKGRWTCTEYYEKEIPPPATSEAPKGAELAADTEAATAGISPGIPAVQPPHTLQPYQQPSLDFTSPQAMQSPPQGLAQTTPLTYVSPQEVIGGAHMPKPVAPVTLPTATPQPSGSQPLPVIPQQLPYAVDPNQAQTQGGYPAPQLHAGVMTQGSIRQPDFIQPTAPFQNQVQPPLPHGTGIPITPVPGVPAHPAVSITQQLPHQGQVAPAPGSFAAGQPQTLPSQPLPHQQPQIQPQSTAPAPFAYTHGTHYMPLTALQADLQPILTPGATLTHVPVGGSSIRTYHLEDAQRLLLQHQGLLGLPRLAVAVGDRGLEASGAAGTLAHMGMSAEASALMVAAAAGFRSQHAEGEEDSSSGASVVAIDNKIEQAMDLVKSHLMYAVREEVEVLKEQIKELIERNTQLEQENNLLKNLASPEQMAQFQAQVQTDGSPTSGAQPPVPVPAGTTQVLPSAQNSSSSA is encoded by the exons ATGCAACACCAGGACTTTCCCGGAGACCCGCCCGCGACCGGGAGCCGGAAAACGGCCTTCCACTACAGGAGGGGAAGCGGCGGCGCTTCTGTCCCCTCCGCCGCCGCCGGCAGTGGGGTCAACGCGGTGGACGACAATCCGACCCAGACTGGAGCCTCCTCTCCGGGACTTCACCACCAGCCCCTGTCCCAAGTGGCCGGCGCtcaggtgaagaagaagagtggcTTCCAAATTACAAGTGTCACTTCAGCTCAGATCAACGTGAGCGGCAACAACAGTTTGGCCGATGACACTGAGAGCTATGATGATATGGATGAGTCGCACACCGAAGACCTCTCCTCCTCCGATATGCTGGACGTGTCAGTGTCCAGGGCCACGGATACAGGTGTGCCGGAGAGAAGCTCCTCCGATGAGACATTGAACAGCCTCCATGGGGTCGACACACCCGGGCTTGCTTCGCCCAACGAACCCCATCACCCTCATTCCATCCCTCAGGGGTCTCAGCAGCAGACCTCTATCGTAAATGGGACCATGCATCATCAATATTATCCTCAGTCCCACCATCATCATTCTGACGGCCTGGGAGGAGGTGAGCTCCCAGCACTTCCCATTGCTCCTTTGGCTAGCTCCAGCCCGTCTATGGCCTCCAAAGCCGGGCCTAGTAAGTCCCAGAGGACACTGGGGTTGGATAACACAAAACCTGCAAGTGGGACAAGTCAACCATTAACCCCTATTGTTGGTGGGGCAGCCACTGATGCACATCTACTGGGCAGTGTAAACATATCTAATGTGACTggtgccactgctgctgcagctcttcccTCTGGGTCTGCAGGGTTTGACAACACTAGTGTAAGTGGGCAAGTTGCTTCTGGTGGAGGAGGAACCGGACCGTCTGCTGCTGTCCCGAACACTCACAACCAGCACACCCAAACCCAGACAGCTACTGGCTCTCGTTTTAGGGTGGTCAAGCTAGACACTAACTCTGAGCCCTTCCGCAAGGGAAGATGGACATGTACTGAGTATTATGAAAAGGAGATTCCTCCTCCAGCTACGTCTGAGGCACCAAAAGGTGCAGAGTTGGCAGCGGATACTGAAGCAGCTACAGCTGGGATTAGTCCAGGTATCCCTGCTGTGCAGCCacctcacacactgcagccctATCAGCAGCCGAGCCTGGACTTCACTAGTCCTCAAGCCATGCAGAGCCCGCCACAGGGACTGGCCCAGACTACTCCTCTGACCTATGTTTCACCCCAAGAGGTCATTGGTGGAGCTCACATGCCTAAACCCGTGGCACCTGTCACTCTCCCTACAGCAACACCACAACCAAGTGGAAGTCAGCCTCTGCCTGTAATACCCCAGCAGTTGCCCTATGCTGTGGATCCCAACCAGGCTCAAACCCAGGGAGGTTACCCAGCACCTCAGCTTCATGCAGGGGTCATGACCCAAGGAAGCATCCGTCAGCCGGACTTTATCCAGCCCACCGCTCCCTTCCAGAATCAGGTCCAGCCTCCTCTGCCACATGGAACAGGAATCCCCATAACACCAGTTCCAGGCGTCCCTGCACATCCAGCAGTCAGCATTACTCAGCAGCTGCCCCATCAAGGTCAGGTAGCCCCAGCTCCAGGATCTTTTGCTGCAGGACAGCCGCAGACCCTCCCATCTCAGCCCCTACCTCACCAACAGCCACAAATCCAGCCCCAATCCACTGCCCCAGCCCCATTTGCTTACACTCACGGGACCCACTACATGCCTCTGACTGCACTGCAAGCTGACCTCCAGCCAATTCTCACCCCAGGCGCGACCCTCACCCATGTCCCCGTAGGAGGGAGCTCCATAAGAACCTACCACCTGGAGGACGCCCAGAGGCTTCTGCTCCAGCACCAAGGCCTGCTGGGTCTCCCCAGGTTGGCGGTGGCAGTAGGTGACAGGGGCTTAGAGGCCAGCGGTGCTGCTGGAACACTGGCCCACATGGGGATGTCAGCTGAGGCCAGTGCCTTGATggtcgctgctgctgcaggcttcAGGAGTCAGCAtgctgaaggagaggaggacag CTCTTCCGGTGCAAGTGTGGTGGCTATTGACAACAAGATCGAACAAGCAATG GACTTGGTGAAGAGCCACCTCATGTATGCCGTGcgcgaggaggtggaggtgctgaAGGAGCAGATCAAGGAGCTGATCGAGCGCAACACTCAACTGGAGCAGGAGAATAACCTGCTCAAGAACCTGGCCAGCCCCGAGCAGATGGCCCAGTTCCAGGCACAGGTCCAGACCGACGGCTCCCCCACCAGCGGCGCTCAGCCCCCGGTCCCAGTCCCCGCCGGAACCACACAAGTCCTCCCCTCCGCACAGAACTCCAGCTCGTCTGCGTAA
- the zgc:65895 gene encoding TSC22 domain family protein 1 isoform X2 gives MNPQCYTVAMDLGVCQLRNFSISFLSSVLGKERASVRVDNSSSGASVVAIDNKIEQAMDLVKSHLMYAVREEVEVLKEQIKELIERNTQLEQENNLLKNLASPEQMAQFQAQVQTDGSPTSGAQPPVPVPAGTTQVLPSAQNSSSSA, from the exons ATGAATCCCCAGTGTTACACGGTGGCGATGGACCTTGGCGTTTGTCAACTGAGGAATTTCTCGATTTCGTTTCTGTCCTCGGTGCTGGGGAAGGAGAGAGCGTCAGTCCGGGTCGACAATAG CTCTTCCGGTGCAAGTGTGGTGGCTATTGACAACAAGATCGAACAAGCAATG GACTTGGTGAAGAGCCACCTCATGTATGCCGTGcgcgaggaggtggaggtgctgaAGGAGCAGATCAAGGAGCTGATCGAGCGCAACACTCAACTGGAGCAGGAGAATAACCTGCTCAAGAACCTGGCCAGCCCCGAGCAGATGGCCCAGTTCCAGGCACAGGTCCAGACCGACGGCTCCCCCACCAGCGGCGCTCAGCCCCCGGTCCCAGTCCCCGCCGGAACCACACAAGTCCTCCCCTCCGCACAGAACTCCAGCTCGTCTGCGTAA